In Agromyces sp. Leaf222, the genomic window CGATCGCCGACGCGCATGCCGCCGCGCTCGCTGCGACGCCCGACGCCGAGCTCGTGGCGGTGACCGACCGTGACCCCGAGCACGCCCGGCGCTTCGCCGACCGCTGGAACATCCCTCGCGTCGACGACTCGCTCGCCGAGCTGCTCGAGCGCGGCGGCATCGACGTGCTGCACGTGCTGACCCCGCCGGGCGTGCACGCCGAGCAGGCGATCGCGGCGCTCGACGCGGGCCTGCACGTCGTCTGCGAGAAGCCGGCGGCCCTCAGCCTCGACGAGCTCGACGCGATGACGGATGCCGCAGCTCGCAGCGACCGTCGCCTCGCGGTCGTGTTCCAGCAGCGCACTGGCACGGCGCCGGCGCACGTGCGCGACCTGCTGCACTCCGGGGCGCTCGGACGCCCGCTCGTGGCGATGTGCAACACCCTCTGGTACCGCGACCCGGCGTACTTCGCGGTGCCCTGGCGCGGCAAGTGGGCCACCGAGGGCGGCGGGCCGACGCTCGGCCTCGGCATCCACCAGATCGACCTGCTCGCGTGGCTGCTCGGCGACTGGACCAGCGTGCACGGACAGCTCTGGCGGCTCGACCGCGAGACCCAGATGGAGGACGTCTCGACGGCGGTCGTGACGTTCGCGGGCGGCGTCGTGGCATCCGTCGTCACGAGTGCGCTCTCGCCGCGGCAGACGAGCTCGATCCGCAT contains:
- a CDS encoding Gfo/Idh/MocA family protein — protein: MTETASAPLRAALVGTGAIADAHAAALAATPDAELVAVTDRDPEHARRFADRWNIPRVDDSLAELLERGGIDVLHVLTPPGVHAEQAIAALDAGLHVVCEKPAALSLDELDAMTDAAARSDRRLAVVFQQRTGTAPAHVRDLLHSGALGRPLVAMCNTLWYRDPAYFAVPWRGKWATEGGGPTLGLGIHQIDLLAWLLGDWTSVHGQLWRLDRETQMEDVSTAVVTFAGGVVASVVTSALSPRQTSSIRIDTELATITVDHLYGHAHEHWRITPAPDVPAEVQAAWALPEVEEGSGHDPLVRDIYAALRSGEPLPPTATEVARSFEIVTAIYSSSAIGQVVTPETLRADAAHRRSLESPVADLRRA